A genomic region of Micromonospora sp. NBC_01796 contains the following coding sequences:
- a CDS encoding copper transporter produces the protein MINFRYHVVSLTAVFLALAIGLVVGTAALNGPVADSLSANVNELRKDNQQLRETVGSLQEEVTREEDYARESAPLLLGGKLTGRRLLVLTLPSGEKHVDGVIEMLRQTGATITGRVDLQDKFVNPDNSVDLLGLAERSAKPTVPANGLPGNSNGVETSSAFLAGALLDRLDGITVTDADRRAVLDAYSNAGYLTVGDKVTGPAEAVILVSGQPYVDRDSAQKDQAVVTMTEQFDKAVPLIVAGSGTSAGNVVAAVRDDPALAKTISTVDHANTVQGQVVTALAATEQIVNKKAGQYGMGAGATSLLPQQPK, from the coding sequence GTGATCAATTTTCGGTACCACGTGGTTTCCCTCACCGCGGTGTTCCTCGCCCTCGCCATCGGACTGGTGGTCGGTACGGCGGCGCTCAACGGCCCGGTCGCCGACTCGCTCAGCGCCAACGTCAACGAGCTGCGCAAGGACAACCAGCAGTTGCGGGAGACGGTCGGCAGCCTCCAGGAGGAGGTGACCCGGGAGGAGGACTACGCCCGGGAGTCCGCGCCGCTCCTGCTCGGCGGCAAGCTCACCGGCCGCCGGCTGCTCGTACTCACCCTGCCGAGCGGGGAGAAACACGTCGACGGGGTGATCGAGATGCTCCGGCAGACCGGTGCCACCATCACCGGCCGGGTCGACCTGCAGGACAAGTTCGTCAACCCGGACAACAGCGTCGACCTGCTCGGGCTCGCCGAGCGGTCCGCCAAGCCCACCGTGCCGGCCAACGGCCTGCCAGGCAACAGCAACGGCGTCGAGACCTCCAGCGCCTTCCTGGCCGGTGCCCTGCTCGACCGGCTCGACGGGATCACGGTCACCGACGCCGACCGTCGGGCGGTACTCGACGCGTACAGCAACGCCGGGTACCTGACCGTCGGGGACAAGGTCACCGGTCCGGCCGAGGCGGTCATCCTGGTCAGCGGGCAGCCGTACGTCGACCGCGACTCCGCACAGAAGGACCAGGCCGTGGTCACCATGACCGAGCAGTTCGACAAGGCGGTCCCGCTGATCGTCGCGGGCAGCGGCACCAGCGCCGGCAACGTGGTCGCCGCCGTCCGGGACGACCCGGCACTGGCCAAGACGATCTCCACCGTCGACCACGCCAACACGGTGCAGGGACAGGTGGTCACCGCGCTCGCCGCCACCGAGCAGATCGTGAACAAGAAGGCCGGTCAGTACGGCATGGGCGCCGGCGCCACCTCCCTGCTGCCCCAGCAACCCAAGTGA
- a CDS encoding glycosyltransferase family 4 protein gives MSARSEPGDDGWGGSVVLVLASSTGGVGQHITSLARGLVAGGTTVTVCGPAATEQQFAFTATGARFVPIEIPANPTPADARAVAALRRVLAGPVDVVHAHGLRAGLVAVLARPTQPLVVTWHNAVLAGGLRGRLSRWAERIVARRARVALGASADLVERAAALGAPDARLAPVAAPALPTPTRTRAAVRAEFGVAPDQPLLLSVGRLHPQKRYDVLAEAAAQWRDLDPPPVVLIAGSGPSYLPLAAHISEVRAPITLLGHRTDVAELLAGADLALVTSDWEARQLFVQEALHSGVPLVSTAVGGIPELVADAAVLVPPGDVDALDRAVRDLLADGGRRDDLSRRGIAQAGTWHTEAQTVAEVSALYAELAPVPAVPSDTSPGRDHGRGR, from the coding sequence GTGAGCGCGAGGAGCGAGCCGGGCGACGACGGCTGGGGCGGCTCGGTGGTCCTGGTCCTCGCCTCCAGCACCGGAGGCGTCGGCCAGCACATCACCTCGCTCGCCCGTGGCCTCGTCGCGGGCGGCACCACGGTCACCGTCTGCGGCCCGGCCGCGACCGAGCAGCAGTTCGCCTTCACCGCCACCGGGGCACGGTTCGTCCCGATCGAGATCCCCGCGAACCCGACCCCGGCCGATGCCCGCGCGGTCGCCGCGCTGCGCCGGGTCCTCGCCGGCCCGGTCGACGTGGTGCACGCCCACGGACTGCGCGCCGGCCTGGTGGCGGTGCTGGCCAGACCGACCCAGCCGCTCGTGGTCACCTGGCACAACGCGGTGCTCGCCGGTGGGCTGCGTGGTCGTCTCTCCCGCTGGGCGGAACGGATCGTCGCCCGGCGGGCCCGGGTCGCCCTCGGTGCCTCCGCCGACCTGGTCGAGCGGGCCGCCGCCCTCGGCGCCCCGGACGCCCGGCTGGCCCCGGTCGCCGCACCGGCGCTGCCCACCCCGACGCGTACCCGCGCGGCCGTACGGGCCGAGTTCGGGGTGGCGCCCGACCAGCCGTTGCTGCTGTCGGTCGGTCGGCTGCACCCACAGAAGCGGTACGACGTACTGGCCGAGGCCGCGGCGCAGTGGCGTGACCTCGACCCACCGCCCGTGGTGCTGATCGCCGGCAGCGGGCCGTCCTATCTGCCGCTCGCGGCACACATCTCCGAGGTGCGGGCACCGATCACCCTGCTCGGGCACCGTACCGACGTCGCCGAACTGCTGGCCGGGGCGGATCTCGCCCTGGTGACCAGCGACTGGGAGGCGCGTCAGCTCTTCGTCCAGGAGGCGCTGCACAGCGGCGTACCGCTGGTCAGCACCGCCGTCGGTGGCATTCCCGAACTGGTCGCGGACGCGGCCGTACTGGTGCCTCCGGGTGATGTCGACGCCCTCGACCGGGCGGTCCGCGACCTGCTCGCCGACGGCGGACGCCGGGACGACCTGAGTCGGCGGGGGATCGCCCAGGCAGGGACCTGGCACACCGAGGCGCAGACCGTCGCCGAGGTCAGCGCGCTCTACGCCGAACTGGCGCCCGTCCCCGCGGTGCCGTCCGACACCTCGCCCGGCCGCGACCACGGGCGCGGCCGATGA
- the steA gene encoding putative cytokinetic ring protein SteA: MRLPILRRTRSAEPGIVVGTARLDRRTKRLVGRLRPGEIAVIDHVDLDRVAADSLVAVGVAAVLNAKPSVSGRYPNLGPEVLVKAGIPLLDDLGEDVFQLVREGDTVRIDGNTVFIGDEPIAHGGRQDPETVAKAMADAREGLSVQLEAFAANTMDYLKQERDLLLDGVGLPDIETSMRGRHCLIVVRGYDYKADLDVLRPYIREFKPVLVGVDGGADALVEAGYTPDMIIGDMDSVTDDVLRCGAEVIVHAYPDGRAPGLARVQQLGVAAITFPAAATSEDLAMLLADGKGASLIVAVGTHATLVEFLDKGRGGMASTFLTRLKVGGKMVDAKGVSRLYRQNISGSSLLLLVLSAVAAMASAVAVSTVGKAYLGVASEWWDNLVFQLGQLF, encoded by the coding sequence ATGCGTCTACCCATCTTGCGCCGGACCCGGAGCGCGGAACCGGGCATCGTCGTGGGCACCGCCCGCCTCGATCGTCGGACCAAGCGCCTGGTCGGTCGTCTGCGCCCAGGCGAGATCGCGGTGATCGACCACGTCGACCTGGACCGGGTCGCGGCCGACTCACTGGTCGCGGTCGGTGTCGCCGCCGTACTGAACGCGAAGCCGTCGGTCTCCGGTCGCTACCCCAACCTCGGCCCCGAGGTGCTGGTCAAGGCCGGCATCCCGCTCCTGGACGACCTGGGGGAGGACGTCTTCCAACTGGTCCGTGAGGGCGACACGGTCCGGATCGACGGCAACACCGTGTTCATCGGCGACGAGCCGATCGCGCACGGTGGCCGGCAGGATCCGGAGACCGTGGCCAAGGCGATGGCCGACGCCCGCGAAGGACTCTCCGTCCAGTTGGAGGCCTTCGCCGCCAACACCATGGACTATCTCAAGCAGGAACGTGACCTGCTGCTCGACGGGGTCGGGCTGCCCGACATCGAGACCTCCATGCGGGGCCGGCACTGCCTGATAGTCGTACGCGGTTACGACTACAAGGCCGACCTCGACGTGCTGCGGCCGTACATCCGGGAGTTCAAGCCGGTGCTGGTCGGGGTTGACGGAGGCGCGGACGCGCTGGTCGAGGCCGGGTACACCCCGGACATGATCATCGGGGACATGGACTCGGTCACCGACGACGTGCTGCGCTGCGGTGCCGAGGTCATCGTGCACGCGTACCCGGACGGACGGGCGCCCGGCCTGGCCCGGGTCCAGCAGCTCGGGGTCGCCGCGATCACCTTCCCCGCCGCCGCCACCAGCGAAGACCTTGCCATGCTGCTCGCCGACGGCAAGGGCGCCTCGCTGATCGTCGCGGTCGGCACGCACGCCACCCTGGTCGAGTTCCTGGACAAGGGCCGCGGCGGCATGGCGTCGACGTTCCTCACCCGGCTCAAGGTCGGTGGCAAGATGGTCGATGCCAAGGGGGTGAGCCGGCTCTACCGGCAGAACATCTCCGGCTCGTCGCTGCTGCTGCTGGTCCTCTCGGCGGTGGCCGCGATGGCCTCAGCGGTGGCGGTCTCGACCGTCGGCAAGGCCTACCTCGGGGTGGCCTCCGAGTGGTGGGACAATCTGGTCTTCCAGCTCGGGCAGCTGTTCTAG
- the murJ gene encoding murein biosynthesis integral membrane protein MurJ, which yields MAAPAPLAGAGRVAGAAALIAVLTVASRLAGFGRTGIFTWVVGDTDLGGVYVVANTVPNIVFEIVAGGALASLVVPLLAGAVAAGDRRSVAETTGALLTWTVTLLVPLAVLVAVFAGPIVSLIIGDPTPAQRDAGAGMLRVFAPQLPLYGIGIVLTGVLQAHRRFAWPVLAPLLSSLTVIGVYLLFGGVEGRHASIAQVEVSGQLILSIGTTLGVVVLSGCLIVPVSRLGLRPRPGYGFSAENRRRIGGLALAGAVTVTGQQIALLVMLRLAADASVGNPVVLNLAQTMYLLPWAVLAVPLAVAAYPTLVAAYATGDEETFRRTLAPTTRGVLLLSCLGAAALIATAEPVARFFDFGSESAAAIAGFGPGLLGYGVFAVLSRALYARGDNRAAAATTAAGWLVVPVAAVGLSRLLPDADRLVAVTSANSIGMLVLGTLLVVVVARRAGRSMLDGLARSALVGLAAGAVATLAGIAVLRWLPGLFAGTPAKVDALLQGMLSGVVVGAVFLAVSYPLDRHDVRPMIGSVGRRLSRLTRRKRSGGGPDGPHPGRGDEKETVSG from the coding sequence GTGGCGGCACCGGCACCCCTCGCCGGCGCCGGCCGGGTCGCCGGGGCAGCCGCACTCATCGCCGTACTCACCGTGGCCAGTCGACTGGCGGGCTTCGGGCGTACCGGAATCTTCACCTGGGTCGTCGGCGACACCGATCTGGGCGGCGTCTACGTGGTCGCGAACACCGTGCCGAACATCGTCTTCGAGATCGTCGCCGGTGGGGCGCTGGCCAGTCTGGTCGTACCGCTGCTCGCCGGCGCGGTCGCGGCCGGTGACCGGCGCTCGGTCGCCGAAACCACCGGGGCGCTGCTGACCTGGACGGTGACGCTGCTGGTGCCGCTCGCGGTGCTGGTGGCGGTCTTCGCCGGGCCGATCGTATCGCTGATCATCGGCGACCCGACCCCGGCCCAGCGCGACGCCGGTGCCGGGATGTTGCGGGTCTTCGCCCCGCAACTGCCGCTGTACGGGATCGGCATCGTGCTCACCGGCGTCCTCCAGGCCCACCGCCGGTTCGCCTGGCCGGTGCTCGCCCCGCTGCTGTCCAGTCTCACCGTGATCGGCGTCTACCTGCTCTTCGGTGGGGTCGAGGGGCGGCACGCCTCGATCGCCCAGGTGGAGGTGAGCGGTCAGCTCATCCTGTCGATCGGGACCACCCTCGGCGTGGTGGTGCTCTCCGGGTGTCTGATCGTCCCGGTGAGCCGGCTCGGGCTGCGGCCCCGACCGGGGTACGGATTCAGCGCCGAGAACCGGCGACGGATCGGCGGGCTCGCGCTGGCCGGGGCGGTGACCGTCACCGGGCAGCAGATCGCCCTGCTGGTCATGCTCCGCCTCGCCGCGGACGCCAGTGTCGGCAACCCGGTGGTGCTCAACCTCGCCCAGACCATGTACCTGCTGCCCTGGGCGGTGCTGGCGGTGCCGCTGGCGGTCGCCGCGTACCCGACCCTGGTCGCCGCGTACGCCACCGGGGACGAGGAGACGTTCCGGCGTACGCTCGCCCCGACCACGCGCGGTGTCCTGCTGCTGAGCTGCCTCGGCGCCGCCGCGCTGATCGCCACCGCCGAACCGGTCGCCCGGTTCTTCGACTTCGGCAGCGAGTCCGCCGCCGCGATCGCCGGGTTCGGGCCGGGGCTGCTCGGCTACGGGGTCTTCGCCGTACTGTCCCGCGCCCTGTACGCCCGGGGCGACAACCGGGCGGCGGCGGCCACCACGGCGGCCGGCTGGTTGGTCGTACCGGTCGCCGCGGTCGGCCTGTCCCGGCTCCTGCCGGACGCCGACCGGCTGGTCGCGGTCACCTCCGCCAACTCCATCGGCATGCTCGTCCTCGGCACCCTCCTGGTTGTCGTCGTCGCGCGTCGGGCCGGCCGGTCGATGCTCGACGGGCTGGCCCGTTCGGCCCTGGTCGGCCTCGCCGCCGGTGCCGTCGCCACCCTGGCCGGCATCGCGGTGCTCCGATGGCTGCCCGGACTGTTCGCCGGCACCCCGGCGAAGGTGGACGCGCTGCTGCAGGGCATGCTGTCCGGAGTCGTCGTGGGGGCGGTGTTCCTCGCCGTTTCCTACCCACTGGACCGGCACGACGTACGGCCGATGATCGGTTCGGTGGGGCGGCGGCTGAGCCGACTGACCCGGCGGAAACGATCCGGTGGCGGCCCCGACGGGCCCCACCCCGGCCGGGGAGACGAAAAGGAGACGGTGTCGGGGTGA